From Rutidosis leptorrhynchoides isolate AG116_Rl617_1_P2 chromosome 3, CSIRO_AGI_Rlap_v1, whole genome shotgun sequence, a single genomic window includes:
- the LOC139898693 gene encoding calcium-dependent protein kinase 7-like, with protein sequence MGNCCATPSTTDEKKKGKNKPNPFSLDYGGSNPSANGGYKTTVLDNPTGTEIEDTYVLGKEMGRGEFGITYMCTDKSTGEVFACKSISKKKLRTRVDIEDVKREVEIMKHMPHHPNIVTLKDTYEDDDAVHLVMELCEGGELFDRIVARGHYTERAAAGVTKTIVEVIQMCHKNGVMHRDLKPENFLFANKKETAALKAIDFGLSVFFKPGERFNEIVGSPYYMAPEVLKRNYGPEVDVWSAGVILYILLCGVPPFWAETEQGVAQAIIRSVVDFKRDPWPKVSDTAKDLVKKMLNPDPKLRLTAQEVLDHPWIQNAKKAPNVSLGETVKARLKQFSVMNKLKKRALRVIAEHLSAEEVAGFKQGFDLMDTNKRGKINIAELKAGLQKLGHQIADADVQILMEAGDVDNDGFLNYGEFVAISVHLRKMGNDDHLKDAFAFFDKNKSGYIEVEELREALSDEDEANNEEVISAIIQDVDTDKDGKISFEEFTAMMKAGTDWRKASRQYSRERYNSLSLKLFQDGSLDAASAAT encoded by the exons ATGGGTAATTGTTGTGCTACACCATCTACAACTGATGAGAAGAAAAAAGGGAAAAATAAACCTAACCCGTTTTCATTAGACTATGGTGGGTCAAACCCATCTGCAAATGGGGGATATAAAACAACTGTGTTGGATAACCCAACAGGAACTGAGATTGAGGATACATATGTTCTTGGTAAAGAAATGGGTAGAGGTGAATTTGGGATTACTTATATGTGTACTGATAAATCTACTGGTGAAGTTTTTGCTTGTAAATCTATATCGAAAAAAAAGTTGAGAACTAGAGTTGATATTGAGGATGTAAAGAGGGAAGTTGAGATAATGAAACATATGCCACATCATCCTAATATTGTAACCTTAAAAGAtacttatgaagatgatgatgctgTCCATTTGGTAATGGAGTTGTGTGAAGGTGGTGAATTGTTTGATCGTATCGTTGCTAGAGGACATTATACTGAGAGAGCTGCTGCTGGTGTCACTAAGACCATTGTTGAGGTTATTCAG ATGTGCCATAAGAATGGTGTTATGCATCGTGATCTTAAACCCGAGAACTTTTTGTTTGCAAATAAGAAAGAAACGGCAGCCTTAAAGGCTATTGATTTTGGGCTATCTGTTTTCTTCAAACCAG GGGAAAGATTCAACGAAATTGTAGGTAGCCCTTACTACATGGCTCCCGAGGTTCTAAAACGAAATTATGGTCCCGAGGTGGATGTTTGGAGTGCTGGAGTAATCTTATATATATTGCTTTGTGGTGTCCCACCTTTTTGGGCAG AAACTGAACAAGGTGTTGCACAAGCAATCATTCGATCAGTTGTAGATTTCAAGAGGGATCCTTGGCCAAAGGTATCTGACACCGCAAAGGACCTTGTCAAGAAGATGCTCAATCCTGACCCGAAGTTGCGCCTTACTGCTCAAGAGGTTCTAG ATCATCCGTGGATACAAAACGCCAAAAAGGCGCCAAATGTTTCGTTAGGTGAAACTGTGAAAGCAAGACTCAAGCAATTTTCTGTCATGAACAAGCTAAAAAAGAGAGCTTTAAGA GTAATTGCGGAGCATTTGTCGGCAGAGGAGGTGGCGGGCTTTAAGCAAGGTTTCGATTTGATGGATACAAACAAACGAGGGAAGATAAATATTGCTGAGTTGAAAGCTGGTTTGCAGAAACTTGGCCATCAAATCGCTGATGCAGATGTTCAAATACTTATGGAAGCA GGGGATGTTGACAATGATGGATTCTTGAATTACGGAGAATTTGTTGCGATTTCGGTTCATTTAAGAAAGATGGGGAATGATGATCATCTTAAAGATGCTTTTGCTTTCTTTGATAAAAACAAAAGTGGATACATTGAGGTTGAAGAGTTACGGGAAGCTTTATCCGATGAAGATGAAGCCAACAATGAAGAAGTCATTTCTGCCATCATTCAAGATGTCGACACTGATAAG GATGGTAAAATTAGTTTCGAGGAGTTTACAGCAATGATGAAGGCAGGAACAGATTGGAGAAAAGCATCTCGACAATATTCGCGAGAAAGATACAACAGCTTGAGCTTAAAACTATTCCAAGATGGATCATTGGATGCCGCCAGTGCGGCAACATAA